One window of Dendropsophus ebraccatus isolate aDenEbr1 chromosome 13, aDenEbr1.pat, whole genome shotgun sequence genomic DNA carries:
- the SELENBP1 gene encoding methanethiol oxidase, protein MAQCGSSCGPGYKTPLDAMKGPREELIYVPCIYRNTGIKKPDYLATVDVKPGSAAYSQVIHRLPMPNVNDELHHSGWNTCSSCFGDPSKVRNKLILPCLISSRIYVVDVGTDPRAPRLHKVVEPEEVKKKCGLGNLHTSHCLGCGEIMISTLGDPDGNGKGGFVLLDGETFEVKGNWEVEGQAAPYGYDFWYQPRHNVMISTEWGTPKVFQNGFKVEDVTTGHYGRQIHVWDWSKRTRIQSLDLGEDGRIPLEIRFLHNPEAAEGFVGCALSSSVFRFYKAKDGKWAAEKVIHVPAKKVQGWALPEMPGLITDILLSLDDRFLYFSNWLHGDIRQYDITDSRHPKMVGQIFLGGSVLSGGPVTVLEDKELKSHPDPVIVKGRRVPGGPQMIQLSLDGRRLYVTTSLYSGWDKQFYPDMIRDGSVMLQIDVDTDKGGLQLNPDFLVDFGKEPDGPVLAHECRYPGGDCSSDIWI, encoded by the exons ATGG CTCAATGCGGATCATCCTGCGGCCCCGGATACAAGACGCCTCTGGACGCCATGAAAG GTCCCCGGGAGGAGCTGATCTACGTGCCTTGTATCTACCGCAACACCGGGATTAAGAAGCCGGACTACTTGGCCACGGTGGATGTGAAGCCTGGATCTGCCGCGTACTCCCAG GTCATTCACCGTCTGCCCATGCCCAATGTGAACGATGAGCTGCACCACTCAGGCTGGAACACCTGCAGCAGCTGCTTCGGGGACCCCTCCAAAGTGAGGAACAAGCTGATCCTGCCTTGTCTCATCTCTTCCCGGATCTACGTTGTGGATGTGGGCACTGACCCGCGGGCCCCTCGCCTCCACAAG GTGGTGGAAccagaggaggtgaagaagaagTGCGGTCTGGGGAATCTGCACACCTCTCACTGCCTGGGCTGCGGGGAAATCATGATCAGCACCCTGGGAGACCCTGATGGAAATGGCAAAG GGGGCTTCGTCTTGCTGGACGGGGAGACATTTGAAGTGAAGGGGAACTGGGAGGTAGAAGGACAAGCAGCACCGTACGGCTACGACTTCTGGTACCAACCACGGCACAACGTCATGATCAGCACCGAGTGGGGGACCCCAAAGGTTTTTCAGAACGGATTCAAGGTAGAAGACGTAACAACAG GGCACTATGGCCGCCAGATCCATGTATGGGACTGGAGCAAGCGCACCCGTATACAGAGCCTGGACCTGGGGGAGGACGGCAGAATCCCCCTGGAGATCCGCTTCCTGCACAATCCGGAGGCTGCCGAGGGGTTCGTCGGCTGCGCCCTCAGCAGCTCGGTGTTCCGGTTCTATAAGGCAAAG GATGGAAAATGGGCTGCAGAGAAGGTGATCCATGTGCCGGCCAAGAAGGTCCAGGGATGGGCATTACCTGAGATGCCAG GTCTGATCACTGATATCCTGCTCTCATTGGACGACCGCTTCCTGTACTTCAGTAACTGGCTGCACGGTGACATCAGGcagtatgacatcactgacagcCGTCACCCCAAAATGGTGGGACAG ATATTCCTAGGGGGCAGCGTCCTGAGTGGGGGTCCGGTGACTGTGCTGGAAGACAAGGAGCTGAAAAGTCATCCTGACCCAGTGATAGTAAAG GGTCGGAGGGTCCCCGGGGGTCCTCAGATGATCCAGCTCAGCCTGGACGGGAGGCGGCTCTATGTCACCACCTCTCTGTACAGCGGATGGGACAAGCAGTTCTACCCCGACATGATCCG GGACGGCTCTGTCATGCTGCAGATTGATGTGGACACAGACAAGGGGGGTCTCCAGCTGAATCCCGACTTCCTGGTGGATTTTGGGAAGGAGCCGGATGGTCCGGTCTTGGCTCACGAGTGTCGCTATCCGGGCGGCGACTGCAGCTCTGACATCTGGATCTAG